A region of Haliotis asinina isolate JCU_RB_2024 chromosome 9, JCU_Hal_asi_v2, whole genome shotgun sequence DNA encodes the following proteins:
- the LOC137296957 gene encoding uncharacterized protein, which produces MYRHMMRVSVFVSLSTMSLLSGVTATSLGTTRKCMSGRKDTADDTNCHYYWNCFNDVAYKKACPPYLCFNDVTGTCDDAANVTCSCVCPFEKSDKAPDVPGFAMAAVEQLCSGGANIIPHPSECQKYYNCSVASTTPDVYLTKFEAECMYPQAFSTVNLRCQDFRTVDCGQRAVKLDYCDYSKNKCTGPNCIPCASSHPSCQGLEDGDNLHQGREGTAFYVTCDKERAIGFHSCPDVGGLRHVFHPDTRSCRPYTEVISYICAMGATKVEHPTMCNRYYDCSAYTGGDSSVYPAYLKECDYPDLFSSVNLRCQPHDTVSCGTRTETKRPCDYKLSCSDPPCATCQDENFASCVGFPDGKNVFKTREGSPHYVTCQGERTTALHICGLEGLFYTEFSPITQQCEVRIPLS; this is translated from the exons ATGTATCGACACATGATGCGTGTTTCCGTTTTCGTGTCGTTGTCGACGATGTCGCTACTAAGCGGAGTCACAGCCACTTCTCTCGGCACAACCAGGAAGTGCATGTCTGGGAGAAAAGACACAGCAGACGACACTAACTGTCATTACTACTGGAACTGCTTCAACGACGTTGCGTACAAGAAAGCGTGTCCACCCTACCTTTGTTTCAACGATGTTACGGGGACCTGTGATGACGCTGCCAACGTCACATGCAGCTGCGTATGTCCATTTGAGAAATCAGACAAGGCTCCAGATGTTCCAG GGTTCGCCATGGCAGCCGTCGAGCAACTGTGTTCTGGTGGTGCAAACATCATTCCACATCCGAGTGAGTGCCAAAAGTACTACAACTGCTCAGTGGCCTCAACGACCCCTGACGTTTACTTGACAAAATTCGAAGCCGAGTGCATGTACCCTCAAGCCTTTTCCACCGTCAACTTGCGTTGCCAGGACTTCCGAACGGTGGACTGTGGGCAGAGAGCTGTCAAGCTTGACTACT GTGACTACTCCAAGAACAAGTGCACCGGCCCCAACTGTATCCCGTGCGCGTCGTCCCACCCCAGCTGCCAGGGTCTTGAGGACGGGGACAATCTCCATCAGGGGAGAGAGGGGACGGCTTTCTACGTCACGTGTGACAAGGAGAGGGCTATCGGATTCCATTCTTGTCCTGATGTGGGCGGCCTCAGACACGTTTTTCATCCGGACACACGTTCATGTAGACCATACACAG AAGTAATCAGCTACATCTGTGCTATGGGTGCTACGAAAGTAGAGCACCCGACCATGTGTAACCGTTACTACGACTGCTCTGCATACACCGGCGGCGACAGCAGCGTCTACCCCGCTTACCTAAAGGAGTGCGACTACCCCGACCTCTTCTCCAGCGTCAACCTGCGGTGCCAGCCCCACGACACCGTGTCCTGTGGAACAAGGACAGAGACCAAGCGTCCCT GTGACTACAAGCTGTCATGCTCCGACCCGCCATGCGCCACCTGCCAAGACGAAAATTTCGCCAGCTGCGTTGGCTTTCCCGACGGCAAGAACGTCTTTAAAACCAGAGAGGGGTCACCCCATTACGTCACTTGTCAAGGGGAGAGAACTACCGCTCTGCACATCTGTGGTCTCGAGGGACTGTTTTATACGGAGTTCTCGCCCATCACGCAACAGTGTGAAGTCAGGATACCCCTTTCCTAG
- the LOC137297050 gene encoding uncharacterized protein: protein MTHKLLMLLSLAAMAWTQNQFAPLCQRPFQWIRDQNDCARHWRCVWGRPVEMPRCHPGTILSSRLNVCVFIGSFWDDCGRGTPTATVAPPPLTVEDRCARGETVFPHPDHCQLYYNCSHTYVDVPRYFKQHLQECPYPKLFDVRSSRCQDFQEVDCGTREETINACDYRQNWCPVSHCIPCAVNLPSCQGRPDGRNPFPGREWSPWYMECLKGRTISTAQCPRDINFRVPQFLSLETNKCINLFRIPRERGGLMPSCDGLIDGTYPVEEKIPGVSFICSGGRLLNLRYCPDGSSQRPEPRTCVYS from the exons ATGACGCACAAGTTGTTGATGCTGCTGTCGCTGGCTGCGATGGCATGGACGCAGAATCAGTTTGCGCCTCTTTGTCAAAGACCATTCCAGTGGATTCGCGACCAGAACGACTGTGCCCGGCACTGGCGCTGTGTGTGGGGACGCCCGGTGGAGATGCCACGGTGTCATCCAGGCACTATTCTCTCCTCCAGACTCAACGTCTGCGTCTTCATCGGCAGCTTCTGGGACGACTGCGGCAGAG GTACTCCAACGGCAACGGTCGCCCCACCCCCGCTCACCGTGGAGGACCGATGTGCCCGTGGGGAGACTGTGTTCCCACACCCAGACCACTGTCAGTTGTACTATAACTGCAGCCACACCTATGTGGATGTCCCCCGATACTTCAAGCAGCATTTGCAGGAGTGCCCCTACCCCAAGCTGTTCGACGTGAGGTCGAGCCGGTGCCAGGACTTCCAGGAGGTCGACTGTGGCACGAGGGAAGAGACCATCAATgctt GTGATTACCGTCAAAACTGGTGCCCCGTCTCCCACTGCATCCCCTGCGCCGTTAACCTCCCGTCCTGTCAAGGTCGTCCCGACGGACGCAACCCTTTCCCTGGGAGGGAGTGGAGCCCATGGTACATGGAGTGCCTCAAGGGACGAACCATCTCCACCGCACAGTGCCCTAGGGACATCAACTTCCGGGTACCTCAGTTCCTGAGCCTGGAGACAAACAAATGTATAAACTTGTTCCGCATCCCCCGAGAACGTGGGGGTCTCATGCCCTCCTGTGATGGTCTGATTGACGGGACCTACCCAGTGGAGGAGAAAATACCCGGGGTGTCCTTCATATGCTCTGGGGGTAGGTTACTGAACCTAAGGTACTGCCCCGACGGGTCAAGCCAGCGCCCAGAGCCCAGAACCTGTGTATACTCATAG